The following are from one region of the Jatrophihabitans telluris genome:
- a CDS encoding aminotransferase class I/II-fold pyridoxal phosphate-dependent enzyme, with amino-acid sequence MASIQYRPIGHTAKDIAADVETAVRDGRLSPGEPLPPVRSLATELGLAPGTVAAAYGQLRERGLVETRGRRGTFVRPRPPIATRSQPQPGHAGALDLASGQPDPRLLPKLNPGPLRHRSPAAAPQEFVLPELREQARDRLVRDGVPAEWISVTSGGLDAIGRVLSAHLRAGDTVAVEDPGWPNALDLIATMGLRVLPLELDAAGIRPEGLTRALHAGARALIVTNRAQNPTGSYLTAERARQLRAVLGDHPDTLVVEDDHAGELATAGLATLAGATESWGFIRSASKPYGPDLRVGTLTGDETTVARVEGRMRTTSGWVSLLLQQLLLNLWTSERTGTVIRRARHAYDDRRLGLVSALTDRGLSATGASGLNVWVAVADETAVVTGLLAGGWSVAAGSRFRQRSAPGIRITVSNLDLAQLDRLADDVAEACGSATNAATGGYSV; translated from the coding sequence ATGGCGTCGATACAATACAGGCCGATCGGGCACACCGCCAAAGACATTGCCGCAGACGTGGAGACCGCGGTGCGAGACGGACGACTGTCCCCCGGCGAACCGCTCCCGCCGGTCCGGTCACTGGCCACCGAGTTGGGCCTGGCCCCGGGGACCGTCGCCGCGGCCTACGGCCAGCTGCGCGAACGCGGGTTGGTCGAGACCCGAGGCCGTCGGGGCACCTTCGTGCGCCCGCGGCCGCCCATTGCCACACGCTCCCAGCCGCAGCCGGGCCACGCGGGCGCGCTCGACTTGGCCAGCGGCCAGCCCGACCCGCGCCTGCTGCCGAAGTTGAACCCGGGCCCGTTGCGCCACCGGTCTCCGGCCGCCGCACCCCAGGAGTTCGTGTTGCCCGAGTTACGTGAGCAGGCTCGCGATCGCCTGGTCCGCGACGGTGTACCGGCCGAGTGGATCAGCGTCACCTCCGGCGGCCTGGACGCGATCGGCCGGGTGCTGTCGGCCCACCTGCGCGCCGGCGACACCGTCGCCGTGGAGGACCCGGGCTGGCCCAACGCACTGGATCTCATCGCCACGATGGGACTGCGGGTCCTGCCCCTGGAACTCGACGCGGCGGGCATCCGGCCCGAAGGACTCACTCGCGCCCTGCACGCCGGCGCACGAGCGCTCATCGTGACCAACCGGGCACAGAACCCGACGGGTTCGTACCTGACGGCCGAGCGGGCCCGGCAGCTCCGGGCCGTGCTGGGCGACCATCCCGACACCCTTGTCGTCGAGGACGATCACGCGGGCGAGTTGGCGACGGCCGGGCTGGCCACGCTCGCCGGCGCCACCGAATCCTGGGGGTTCATCCGTTCCGCCTCCAAGCCCTACGGCCCGGACCTGCGGGTCGGCACCCTGACCGGTGACGAGACGACCGTCGCGCGGGTCGAGGGCCGGATGCGGACCACATCGGGATGGGTCAGCCTGCTGCTCCAGCAGCTGCTGCTGAACCTGTGGACCTCCGAGCGAACCGGCACCGTCATCCGGCGGGCCAGGCACGCCTATGACGACCGGCGACTGGGCCTGGTTTCCGCGCTCACCGACCGCGGCCTGTCGGCAACGGGGGCGAGCGGGCTGAACGTCTGGGTTGCGGTGGCGGACGAGACAGCGGTCGTCACCGGGCTGCTGGCCGGTGGCTGGAGCGTTGCGGCCGGGTCGCGCTTTCGCCAGCGCAGCGCGCCGGGCATCCGCATCACGGTCAGCAATCTCGACCTCGCCCAGCTGGACAGGCTGGCGGACGACGTCGCCGAGGCCTGCGGATCGGCGACGAATGCGGCCACCGGCGGCTACTCGGTGTGA
- a CDS encoding ribokinase, which produces MPERSRAGTGLVVVGSANVDLVIAVRELPQRGDTVLATGMTRGAGGKGANQAVAAARDGAGVTFVGSLGRDADGDWLLGQLAEAGIDTSLVRRVGVPTGTAVVTVAEDGENAIVVVGGANQNLIDLTDTEVATIAGARVLLVQLEIPVQTVTAAIAAASDRATVVLNAAPALPLPDELLRLVDVLVVNETEARAMSGWDRSVPTTITTLGSRGVTLSRPDGTRVEVPGISVNAIDATAAGDTFCGVLGAALARGQRIEDAVERANAAASLAVRRRGAQSSIPHAAETDAHLTGGGRP; this is translated from the coding sequence ATGCCCGAAAGGTCCCGCGCCGGCACCGGGCTCGTCGTCGTGGGGTCGGCCAACGTGGACCTCGTAATCGCCGTTCGCGAACTTCCACAGCGCGGAGACACCGTGCTCGCCACCGGGATGACCCGTGGCGCCGGCGGAAAGGGCGCCAATCAGGCGGTTGCCGCCGCGCGGGACGGGGCCGGAGTCACATTCGTCGGCTCGCTCGGCCGTGACGCCGACGGCGACTGGCTGCTGGGCCAGTTGGCTGAGGCGGGCATCGATACATCGCTGGTCCGACGGGTGGGCGTGCCGACCGGAACCGCCGTCGTCACGGTGGCCGAGGACGGCGAGAACGCCATCGTGGTGGTGGGCGGCGCCAATCAGAATCTGATCGACCTGACCGACACCGAAGTGGCCACGATCGCGGGCGCCCGAGTGCTCCTCGTCCAGCTCGAGATACCGGTCCAGACGGTCACGGCCGCGATTGCCGCGGCGTCCGATCGAGCCACCGTCGTGCTCAACGCCGCACCGGCGCTGCCACTGCCCGACGAACTGCTCCGGCTCGTCGACGTGCTCGTCGTCAACGAGACCGAAGCGCGGGCGATGAGCGGGTGGGATCGGAGCGTGCCGACCACGATCACCACGCTCGGATCACGCGGGGTCACCCTCAGCCGGCCTGACGGCACCCGCGTCGAAGTGCCCGGGATTTCGGTGAACGCGATCGATGCCACCGCGGCGGGCGATACGTTCTGTGGGGTGCTCGGCGCGGCCCTCGCGCGCGGCCAGCGGATCGAGGACGCCGTCGAGCGGGCCAACGCGGCGGCCTCGCTGGCAGTGCGGCGCCGCGGCGCGCAGTCCTCGATCCCGCACGCCGCGGAAACCGATGCTCACTTGACCGGCGGAGGTCGCCCCTAG
- a CDS encoding ferredoxin reductase: MTALIDLPHEFGPAPYDAPAPARSSSARAVTAAGRLAVRSALGTVDTLLSALAAPHHVDRYLELLHPRLTVRELRGRIMAVRRTTEDTVTLTIRPNRHWQGFRAGQFVQVSLDIDGVVRTRCYSPISSQHRSTGDFELTVKAHADGVVSSHLNEHAIAGTVVRLSQAGGAFTLPDPRPERILLISGGSGITPVLSMARTLVDESRRGRYRGEIVFLHYGRTEATVAHLAELRELAEHCPSLRLVLAYPGSDDDTGDLAGYFSAAHLYEAAPWHAEAQTFLCGPAGLMRSVRACYADAGLTERLHFEEFTPPSRQATAAPEAEAEAGQLRFLRSNIDSVNDGTTLLEQAEAAGLDPAYGCRMGICFTCSTVKKQGYTRNLLTGDLDTEEDSTVQLCISVPVGDVTVQL, from the coding sequence ATGACCGCCCTCATCGATCTGCCACACGAGTTTGGGCCCGCGCCCTACGATGCCCCGGCGCCCGCCCGCAGCAGCTCAGCGCGGGCCGTCACCGCCGCCGGCCGTCTTGCCGTCCGGAGCGCGCTGGGGACCGTTGACACGCTGCTGTCTGCCCTGGCCGCACCGCACCACGTCGACCGTTACCTCGAACTGCTGCATCCTCGCCTCACAGTGCGCGAATTGCGGGGCCGGATCATGGCTGTCCGGCGCACGACCGAAGACACCGTCACCCTCACCATTCGACCGAACCGCCACTGGCAGGGGTTCCGCGCCGGCCAGTTCGTCCAGGTCAGCCTCGACATCGACGGCGTCGTGCGCACCCGCTGCTACTCACCGATCAGCTCACAGCACCGCTCCACCGGCGACTTCGAACTCACGGTCAAGGCACACGCCGACGGTGTCGTGTCCAGCCATCTGAACGAGCACGCCATTGCCGGAACCGTCGTGAGACTGTCCCAGGCCGGTGGCGCCTTCACCCTGCCCGATCCACGACCCGAACGGATCCTGTTGATCAGCGGTGGCAGCGGAATCACACCCGTGTTGTCGATGGCGCGAACGCTGGTCGACGAATCTCGTCGGGGTCGCTATCGGGGCGAGATCGTCTTTCTTCACTATGGGCGTACCGAGGCGACGGTCGCTCACCTGGCCGAACTGCGGGAGCTGGCCGAGCATTGCCCATCGCTGCGGCTCGTCCTGGCCTACCCGGGTTCCGACGACGACACCGGCGACCTGGCCGGGTACTTCAGCGCCGCTCACCTGTACGAGGCCGCGCCATGGCACGCAGAGGCGCAGACCTTCCTGTGCGGACCGGCCGGACTGATGCGATCCGTGCGGGCTTGCTATGCCGACGCGGGGCTGACCGAACGGTTGCACTTCGAGGAGTTCACTCCGCCGTCCCGACAGGCCACCGCCGCACCCGAAGCCGAAGCCGAAGCCGGACAGCTTCGCTTCCTCAGAAGCAACATCGATTCGGTCAACGACGGCACGACTCTGCTGGAACAGGCCGAAGCCGCGGGCCTGGACCCGGCCTACGGCTGCCGGATGGGCATCTGCTTCACCTGTTCGACCGTGAAGAAGCAAGGCTACACCCGCAACCTGCTCACCGGCGACCTCGACACCGAAGAGGATTCGACGGTGCAGCTGTGCATCTCCGTTCCGGTCGGTGACGTCACGGTCCAACTCTGA
- a CDS encoding pyridoxamine 5'-phosphate oxidase family protein, protein MTDASYPVRPETTPTRHRERVSYDRAAVHAVLDEALLCHVGFVMDGLPVVLPQLHARVGERLYLHGSSGARALRAAGDAGDGGIPICVTVTLVDGLVLARSAFNHSINSRSVVVHGVARRVTDEAEKRSALTCLVDAVVPGRSDHVRGPSGRELAATTVLALELENVSLKVRSGDPMDEEEDLTLPFWAGVLPLTAGAAPPETAANVAEGIDVPEHVRRWARPAR, encoded by the coding sequence ATGACCGACGCAAGCTACCCCGTCCGACCCGAGACCACACCGACCCGGCACCGGGAGCGGGTCTCCTACGATCGGGCCGCCGTCCACGCGGTGCTCGATGAGGCGTTGCTGTGCCATGTCGGGTTCGTGATGGACGGCCTGCCCGTCGTGTTGCCCCAGTTGCACGCCCGGGTCGGGGAGCGGCTTTACCTGCACGGCTCCAGCGGAGCGCGGGCGCTCAGAGCGGCCGGCGACGCCGGGGACGGCGGAATCCCGATCTGTGTGACGGTCACCCTCGTGGATGGGCTCGTGCTGGCCCGGTCGGCGTTCAACCACTCGATCAACTCCCGCTCGGTGGTCGTCCACGGCGTGGCCCGCCGGGTTACCGATGAGGCCGAGAAGCGCTCGGCGCTGACCTGCCTCGTGGACGCCGTGGTGCCCGGACGTTCCGATCACGTCCGTGGACCCTCGGGCAGGGAGCTGGCCGCCACCACGGTGCTCGCACTGGAGCTGGAGAACGTCTCGCTCAAGGTGCGCAGCGGCGACCCGATGGACGAGGAGGAAGACCTGACTCTCCCGTTCTGGGCCGGTGTCCTGCCACTCACGGCCGGGGCCGCGCCGCCGGAGACGGCCGCCAACGTGGCCGAGGGCATCGACGTCCCGGAGCATGTCCGGCGCTGGGCTCGGCCGGCACGCTGA
- a CDS encoding response regulator transcription factor, producing MAHVLVIEDEPSLRLLLGRLLTDAGYRVSTAATAALGLQAAMTEIPDLVILDLILPDIPGEEVLSVLLASRPDARVLILSSVAEVGRRIAVLDTGAADFVAKPFSNGELLARVRARLRDDARPSPGTQQRYLTGHGFELDLQRRELVMGGNRIELSQREFVLLAHLLHRRGQVCTRQELLADVWGIGFDPGTNVVDVYVRRLRSKLATNSIETVRNVGYRFVAC from the coding sequence ATGGCGCACGTGCTGGTCATAGAAGACGAACCGAGCTTACGGCTGCTCCTTGGACGGCTGCTGACCGACGCCGGTTACCGAGTATCGACCGCAGCGACGGCCGCGCTCGGCCTGCAGGCGGCGATGACGGAGATTCCTGACCTGGTCATCCTCGACCTCATCCTGCCCGATATCCCCGGCGAGGAGGTGCTGAGCGTCCTGCTCGCCTCTCGGCCCGACGCGCGCGTGCTCATCCTGTCCTCGGTCGCCGAGGTCGGGCGCCGGATCGCCGTGCTCGACACGGGGGCAGCCGATTTCGTCGCCAAGCCTTTCAGCAACGGCGAATTGCTGGCCCGGGTGCGCGCGCGGTTGCGGGACGATGCCCGTCCCAGTCCCGGCACCCAGCAGCGTTACCTGACCGGTCACGGATTCGAACTCGACCTGCAACGACGCGAGCTCGTCATGGGGGGAAACCGGATCGAGTTGTCGCAGCGGGAGTTCGTCCTGCTCGCCCACCTGCTGCACAGGCGTGGCCAGGTCTGCACCCGACAGGAATTGCTCGCCGACGTATGGGGAATCGGATTCGACCCAGGGACCAATGTCGTCGACGTCTACGTGCGGCGCCTGCGCAGCAAGCTCGCCACGAACAGTATCGAAACGGTGCGCAATGTCGGCTATCGATTCGTCGCCTGCTAA
- the paaK gene encoding phenylacetate--CoA ligase PaaK, translated as MIDRSPDPSSLEPIERASIEQLRELQLSRLRWSLSHAYDNVPHYRRAFDAAGIGSGDIAALTDLAELSRFPFTAKADLRENYPFGMFAVPRSEVSRVHASSGTTGRPTVVGYTHEDVRTWAKLMARSLRAGGVRPSDIVHIAYGYGLFTGGLGAHYGAEELGCTVVPVSGGMTERQVMLIQDFEPDVIMVTPSYMLALVDELERQGIDPRSTSLKIGVFGAEPWTNDMRLEMERRLDLHAVDIYGLSEVMGPGVAMECVDTKDGLHVWEDHFYPEIIDPLTGEVLPDGQEGELVFTSLTKQAMPVIRYRTRDLTRLLPGTARPMRRIEKITGRTDDMIILRGVNLFPTQIEELILKIPALSPHFQCVLSRSGPLDELALRVERRHDASVAEGEQAGTELRTMVKNTIGVSVAVELLEPDSVERSLGKMRRIVDERPKR; from the coding sequence ATGATCGACCGCAGTCCCGACCCCAGCAGCCTCGAGCCCATCGAGCGCGCCTCGATCGAGCAGCTTCGGGAACTGCAGCTGAGTCGGCTGCGGTGGTCCCTGAGCCACGCCTACGACAACGTGCCCCACTACCGCAGGGCCTTCGATGCGGCCGGCATCGGATCGGGCGACATCGCCGCGCTGACCGACCTGGCCGAACTGTCGAGATTCCCCTTCACCGCCAAGGCCGATCTGCGCGAGAACTATCCCTTCGGCATGTTCGCGGTGCCGAGGAGCGAGGTGAGCCGCGTCCATGCCTCGTCCGGAACGACCGGCCGCCCCACCGTCGTCGGCTACACCCACGAGGACGTCCGCACCTGGGCGAAGCTGATGGCGCGGTCGCTGCGCGCCGGTGGCGTACGCCCCAGCGACATCGTGCACATCGCCTACGGTTACGGCCTGTTCACCGGCGGCCTGGGCGCCCACTACGGCGCGGAAGAACTGGGGTGCACCGTCGTCCCCGTCTCCGGCGGCATGACCGAGCGGCAGGTCATGCTGATCCAGGACTTCGAGCCGGACGTCATCATGGTGACCCCCTCCTACATGCTGGCGCTCGTCGATGAGCTCGAACGTCAAGGCATCGACCCGAGGTCGACCTCTTTGAAGATCGGGGTGTTCGGCGCCGAGCCCTGGACCAACGACATGCGCCTGGAGATGGAGCGGCGGCTCGACCTGCACGCGGTCGACATCTACGGGTTGTCCGAGGTCATGGGTCCGGGGGTGGCGATGGAGTGCGTGGACACCAAGGACGGACTGCACGTATGGGAGGACCACTTCTACCCCGAGATCATCGATCCGCTCACGGGCGAGGTCCTGCCGGACGGGCAGGAGGGTGAACTGGTGTTCACCTCCTTGACCAAGCAGGCCATGCCGGTGATCCGCTACCGCACGCGTGATCTCACCAGGTTGCTGCCCGGGACGGCGCGGCCGATGCGCCGCATCGAGAAGATCACCGGACGCACCGACGACATGATCATCCTGCGCGGGGTGAACCTGTTCCCCACCCAGATCGAGGAACTGATCCTCAAGATCCCGGCGTTGTCACCACACTTCCAGTGCGTGCTCTCGCGCTCGGGCCCGCTGGACGAACTCGCGCTGCGGGTGGAACGTCGCCACGATGCCTCGGTGGCCGAAGGCGAGCAGGCCGGGACGGAACTGCGCACGATGGTCAAGAACACCATCGGTGTCAGCGTCGCCGTGGAACTTCTCGAACCCGATTCGGTAGAGCGCTCACTGGGCAAGATGCGCCGCATCGTGGACGAACGTCCCAAGCGATGA
- a CDS encoding sensor histidine kinase, whose translation MSAIDSSPAKHLLAAGWVVFSSLMAALMYLLPGEETIPYHLIWASFALLYGLYRWSTGLTWLVFSIITLVTGIALVRHARSGVIGWEECTEIVLMGVLVALLIWHVKRFQAAQDRLNELRESERTKAEHRDVAARFGSHEVRTRLTIARGFAELIRDKTTDETTRADAAVVVSELDKATAMTTKLLTLVRAEAPSERLPIDVVTLIETISRRWAATVDRDWKTDVHLGRMLADSERLEAALDCLVENAVKFTEPGDSILLSVTADGEDVLIAVEDSGLGIPRADLNRVTEIFQTGSAAGSRGGSGLGLSIVRTMVESRGGQLELSSTEGNGTRVAMRIPGAHAERRTAVPLPLNVRVPASG comes from the coding sequence ATGTCGGCTATCGATTCGTCGCCTGCTAAACACCTGCTCGCCGCAGGGTGGGTCGTGTTCTCCAGCCTCATGGCTGCCCTCATGTACCTGCTCCCGGGTGAGGAGACCATTCCGTACCACCTCATCTGGGCCAGTTTCGCTCTGCTGTACGGGCTGTATCGCTGGTCGACGGGACTCACCTGGCTGGTCTTCAGCATCATCACCCTCGTCACCGGCATCGCGCTGGTCCGGCACGCCCGCAGTGGCGTGATCGGCTGGGAGGAATGCACGGAGATCGTCCTGATGGGCGTGCTCGTCGCGCTGCTCATCTGGCACGTCAAGCGGTTCCAGGCCGCGCAGGATCGGCTGAACGAGCTGCGCGAGAGCGAACGCACCAAGGCCGAACACCGCGATGTCGCCGCCCGATTCGGTTCGCACGAGGTGCGGACCCGGTTGACGATCGCCCGCGGCTTCGCCGAGTTGATCCGCGACAAGACCACCGACGAGACCACCCGAGCCGATGCCGCTGTCGTGGTCAGCGAACTCGACAAGGCCACCGCCATGACGACCAAGCTGCTGACCCTGGTCCGGGCCGAAGCCCCGTCCGAACGGTTGCCCATCGACGTCGTCACCCTCATCGAGACCATCTCGCGCCGGTGGGCGGCCACCGTCGACCGGGACTGGAAGACCGACGTGCACCTCGGGCGAATGCTGGCCGATTCCGAGCGCCTGGAAGCAGCACTGGACTGCCTGGTCGAGAATGCGGTGAAGTTCACCGAACCTGGCGACTCGATCCTGCTGTCGGTGACGGCCGATGGCGAGGATGTGCTTATCGCCGTTGAGGATTCGGGCCTCGGCATCCCTCGCGCCGACCTCAATCGGGTCACCGAGATCTTCCAGACCGGCAGCGCGGCCGGCAGTCGCGGCGGCAGCGGCCTGGGCCTGTCGATCGTGCGCACCATGGTCGAATCACGCGGCGGCCAGCTCGAGTTGTCCAGCACCGAAGGCAACGGCACCCGGGTTGCGATGCGCATCCCAGGAGCGCACGCCGAACGCCGAACGGCCGTTCCGTTGCCGCTCAACGTGCGCGTTCCCGCCTCCGGCTGA
- the msrA gene encoding peptide-methionine (S)-S-oxide reductase MsrA, whose translation MTQQTEKAVLAGGCFWGVQELVRRQPGVLATRVGYTGGEVANATYRNHGNHAEALEIIFDPSQTSYRDLLEFFFQIHDPSTRNRQGNDIGASYRSAIFYLDDEQKRIAEDTIADVDASGLWPGKVVTELVPAGPFWEAEPEHQDYLQQYPNGYTCHYVRPGWKLPRRAESVTP comes from the coding sequence ATGACACAACAGACCGAGAAGGCCGTACTCGCCGGCGGATGTTTCTGGGGCGTTCAGGAGCTCGTGCGCCGCCAGCCCGGCGTGCTGGCCACCCGCGTGGGTTACACCGGCGGCGAGGTTGCGAACGCGACCTACCGCAACCACGGCAATCACGCCGAGGCGCTGGAGATCATCTTCGATCCGAGCCAGACGTCCTACCGCGACCTGCTGGAGTTCTTCTTCCAGATTCACGATCCCTCGACGAGAAACCGGCAGGGCAACGACATCGGTGCCAGCTACCGGTCGGCCATCTTCTACCTCGACGACGAGCAGAAGCGGATCGCGGAGGACACCATCGCCGACGTCGATGCCTCCGGCCTGTGGCCCGGCAAGGTCGTCACCGAACTCGTGCCGGCGGGTCCGTTCTGGGAAGCCGAGCCCGAGCACCAGGACTACCTGCAGCAGTACCCCAACGGCTATACCTGCCACTACGTCCGGCCGGGCTGGAAGCTGCCGCGCCGTGCGGAGTCCGTGACGCCCTGA
- a CDS encoding lysophospholipid acyltransferase family protein, with protein MAVSVPVVRWWGRLDVVGLDVLPRTGPCLLIANHDSHWDPLIIGVAAQSRRPVRALAKSSLWERPVLAWILTRMGQLPITRGVADRRELSSVLAALRSGGCVGVFPEGTLSRGRTIRAYSGAGWIAGEVRGAAVVGVRVTGSVSIVRFPVRPRIRVEFFRPIRSDRAGYPNSISYSRRILAEIRRDAPPVAAGRGEAASAIVGRGRPMRSVKKTGAIAPRRASPGRMKTVM; from the coding sequence ATGGCGGTGTCCGTACCGGTCGTGCGGTGGTGGGGGCGTCTGGACGTCGTCGGTCTGGACGTCCTGCCGAGGACCGGACCGTGTCTGCTGATCGCCAACCACGACAGCCACTGGGATCCGTTGATCATCGGGGTGGCGGCGCAGTCACGTCGTCCGGTGCGCGCGTTGGCGAAGAGCTCCTTGTGGGAAAGGCCGGTTCTTGCCTGGATCCTGACGCGGATGGGTCAGCTTCCGATCACTCGCGGGGTGGCGGACCGACGTGAACTCTCCTCCGTGCTGGCGGCGCTGCGGTCCGGCGGCTGTGTCGGCGTGTTTCCCGAAGGCACGCTCTCGCGCGGCCGGACGATCCGGGCCTACAGCGGTGCGGGCTGGATCGCCGGCGAGGTACGGGGCGCGGCGGTCGTGGGAGTCCGCGTCACGGGTTCGGTGTCCATCGTCCGCTTTCCGGTACGACCGCGGATCCGCGTGGAATTCTTCCGGCCGATCCGGTCGGACCGGGCCGGGTACCCGAACTCGATCTCGTACTCACGACGCATCCTGGCCGAGATCCGGCGCGACGCACCCCCGGTGGCCGCTGGGCGAGGTGAGGCGGCCTCGGCCATCGTCGGTCGTGGACGGCCGATGAGATCGGTGAAAAAGACTGGCGCTATTGCCCCCCGGCGAGCGTCACCGGGGCGGATGAAAACCGTGATGTGA
- a CDS encoding fatty acid desaturase family protein: protein MPTTDASHPIVLTEAQIDELGQELDALRKRIVDDLGSPDRDYIYRVLKVQRGFEVAGRGLGYLGFLPPFWLASVAALSLSKILDNMEIGHNVMHGQYDWMRDPSLNSRMFEWDTVCPAEQWRHSHNYMHHTFTNIIGKDRDIGYGILRMDPAQRWNPYYLGNPLYAFLLMVGFEWGVMLHDLEAERVVTGEKSLDEVRVLARQWYRKAGRQVLKDYLLFPALTGPLFVPTLAANATANLVRNVWAFSIIFCGHFPTGVATFTEQETENESRGRWYLRQMLGSANITGSKLFHVMTGNLSFQIEHHLFPDLPARRYGQIAPEVQALCEKYGLPYNAGRLSRQLGSVYGKIVKLALPGFGRAAGPRPRPAINVVEPGLSAPAAA from the coding sequence ATGCCTACCACCGATGCATCCCACCCGATCGTGCTTACCGAGGCACAGATCGACGAGCTGGGCCAGGAGCTCGACGCGCTGCGCAAACGCATCGTGGACGATCTCGGCTCCCCGGATCGTGACTACATCTACCGGGTGCTCAAGGTGCAACGCGGATTCGAGGTAGCCGGACGCGGTCTTGGCTATCTCGGCTTCCTGCCCCCGTTCTGGTTGGCCAGCGTCGCAGCGCTGTCCCTGTCGAAGATTCTCGACAACATGGAGATCGGGCACAACGTCATGCACGGCCAGTACGACTGGATGCGGGACCCGTCGCTGAACTCGCGCATGTTCGAGTGGGACACCGTGTGTCCAGCCGAGCAGTGGCGCCACTCGCACAACTACATGCATCACACCTTCACCAACATCATCGGCAAGGACCGGGACATCGGCTACGGCATCCTGCGAATGGATCCCGCACAGCGGTGGAACCCCTACTACCTCGGCAATCCCCTCTACGCGTTTCTGCTGATGGTCGGCTTCGAGTGGGGCGTCATGCTGCATGATCTGGAGGCCGAACGAGTCGTCACCGGAGAGAAGTCCCTGGACGAGGTACGAGTCCTGGCCCGGCAGTGGTATCGAAAGGCCGGACGTCAGGTGCTCAAGGACTACCTGCTGTTCCCGGCCCTGACCGGACCGTTGTTCGTCCCCACACTGGCCGCCAACGCGACCGCCAATCTGGTCCGCAACGTGTGGGCGTTCTCGATCATCTTCTGCGGGCATTTCCCGACGGGCGTGGCCACCTTCACCGAACAGGAAACGGAGAACGAGAGCCGTGGCCGTTGGTATCTGCGTCAGATGCTCGGATCGGCCAACATCACCGGCTCCAAGCTCTTTCATGTGATGACGGGCAATCTGTCCTTCCAGATCGAGCATCACCTGTTCCCGGACCTGCCGGCCCGCCGCTATGGCCAGATCGCTCCGGAGGTGCAGGCGCTGTGCGAGAAGTACGGCCTGCCGTACAACGCCGGACGCCTGTCCCGCCAGCTCGGCTCGGTCTACGGCAAGATCGTCAAGCTCGCGCTACCGGGCTTCGGACGCGCAGCTGGTCCGCGTCCGCGCCCGGCGATCAACGTGGTCGAGCCGGGCCTGTCCGCGCCGGCCGCGGCCTGA